The Streptomyces uncialis genomic interval CGGTGAGCGCGCGCAGCCGATCCTGAGCCTCAGCGAAGCCGTCCTCGAACTCCTTCAGAAGGCCCTGTGGTGGGTCATCCGGCTGGCCCCGGTCGGCACCGTCGGCCTCATCGGTGTCGCCATCGCCACCTACGGCTGGGACCTGATCGGCGACTACGCGGTCTTCACCGCCGACGTCTACATCGGCTGCCTCATCGTGCTGTTCGGTGTGTACCCGGCGCTGCTCGCGCTGGTCGCGAAGGTCAACCCGGTCCACTTCTTCAAGGGTGCCTGGCCCGCGATCCAGCTCGCGTTCGTCTCCCGCTCCTCCGTCGGCACCATGCCGCTCACCCAGCGCGTCACCGAGCGGCTCGGCGTCCCCAAGGAGTACGCGTCCTTCGCGGTGCCGTTCGGCGCCACGACCAAGATGGACGGCTGCGCCGCGATCTACCCGGCCATCGCCGCCATCTTCGTGGCCGAGATCTTCAAGGTCGACCTGACCATCGCGGACTACCTGCTCATCGCGTTCGTCTCGGTGGTCGGTTCCGCCGCGACGGCCGGTCTGACGGGCGCCACGGTCATGCTGACCCTCACCCTGTCCACCCTGGGCCTGCCCATGGAGGGCGTCGGTCTGCTCCTCGCCATCGACCCGATCGTCGACATGATCCGCACCGCCACGAACGTCGCGGGCCAGGCGCTCGTGCCGGTCCTGGTCTCGGCGCGCGAGAAGATCCTGGACCACGACGCGTACACCACGGCGTCCGCGTCCCCCATCGACGAGGACCTCTCCTCCGACGCCCCGGCCGACCGCACCCCGGCCCCGGCCGTCGCCTGACCCGCCCGGCCACCAGCCACTCACCACACGGGGCCCGCCATCCACGGCGGGCCCCGCGCGGTGTTTCCGGGGGCGATTTCCGGCCACCTGTACAGCCCGGGAACGATACGGACCAAGATCGTAGGCTTGGCTGCGCGAAGCCGGTGGGGAGAGGGCGGGCATGGAACGAGAAGGCGGACACAGCACCGGTACCCGTA includes:
- a CDS encoding dicarboxylate/amino acid:cation symporter, whose protein sequence is MECVHVSVPATNTQPKPARPATRLLKVPFWAQILLGLVLGVVLGWVAREFDVSWLLTTLEKVGGIFIGLLKLAVGPLVFFAILVSITNLRKVNNAARLASRTLLWFMITSLIAVAIGLFIGLVTNPGSGTGLTADDGGKPKVTGSWIDFLTGIVPTDVITPFTDLNVLQIVFMAAVAGIAALKLGERAQPILSLSEAVLELLQKALWWVIRLAPVGTVGLIGVAIATYGWDLIGDYAVFTADVYIGCLIVLFGVYPALLALVAKVNPVHFFKGAWPAIQLAFVSRSSVGTMPLTQRVTERLGVPKEYASFAVPFGATTKMDGCAAIYPAIAAIFVAEIFKVDLTIADYLLIAFVSVVGSAATAGLTGATVMLTLTLSTLGLPMEGVGLLLAIDPIVDMIRTATNVAGQALVPVLVSAREKILDHDAYTTASASPIDEDLSSDAPADRTPAPAVA